The Piliocolobus tephrosceles isolate RC106 chromosome 3, ASM277652v3, whole genome shotgun sequence genome has a window encoding:
- the LOC113225094 gene encoding putative uncharacterized protein FLJ13197: MKPDWPRRGAAGAGVQSRGEGDETYFARRSAGRRRREIKAPIRAAWGPPSAAMSGLQSGRRWRWRPQGTGTGARAAGALAALRLGPWLRAAPLLAPLWLLAPTPGSHMTPAPLALRASRGWRGK; this comes from the coding sequence ATGAAACCAGACTGGCCGAGGAGGGGGGCTGCAGGGGCCGGGGTGCAGAGCAGAGGTGAGGGAGACGAGACTTACTTTGCGAGGCGCAGTGCGGGGCGCCGCAGACGAGAAATAAAGGCCCCGATCCGGGCTGCCTGGGGCCCCCCGAGCGCAGCAATGTCAGGGCTCCAGTCCGGGCGGCGTTGGCGGTGGCGGCCGCAGGGGACTGGGACGGGCGCGCGTGCGGCGGGCGCTCTCGCTGCGCTCCGGCTCGGGCCCTGGCTCCGCGCGGCTCCGCTCCTGGCTCCCCTCTGGCTCCTGGCACCAACTCCGGGCAGTCACATGACGCCGGCGCCGCTCGCTCTGCGAGCCTCCCGGGGCTGGCGGGGTAAGTAG